Proteins from a genomic interval of Oceanispirochaeta crateris:
- a CDS encoding V-type ATPase 116kDa subunit family protein, with translation MERKGIQSALKNLNEYFASVWTLMSDTTIFLSNNTKIFYQYESQLRELRHRLERNRKNSEVLQEVRQELVIIRKALRMQGYNLRLGSLDLRLEGFRNDEALSDGFSRCVLFLLEDGDIIYITGTSNHIELDDALERRQAAKGYRPVIGKHFLWFKWENRVLILSGAASETKDDFDEFREYVAENKSNILRRLSKMGG, from the coding sequence ATGGAAAGAAAAGGAATCCAATCAGCTCTGAAGAATCTCAATGAATATTTTGCATCTGTTTGGACATTGATGTCTGATACGACTATTTTCCTTTCAAACAATACAAAGATATTTTATCAGTATGAATCACAGCTTAGAGAGTTGCGCCACAGGTTGGAAAGGAACAGGAAAAATTCTGAAGTCTTGCAGGAAGTCCGCCAGGAACTTGTGATCATTCGGAAAGCTCTGAGAATGCAGGGTTACAACCTGCGTTTGGGATCTTTAGACCTCAGGCTGGAAGGGTTTCGAAATGATGAAGCTCTTTCTGATGGGTTTTCAAGGTGTGTTCTTTTTCTTTTGGAAGATGGTGATATTATTTACATCACGGGTACATCGAATCATATAGAACTTGATGATGCTCTTGAGAGGCGACAGGCAGCTAAGGGCTATAGACCTGTAATTGGAAAGCATTTTCTCTGGTTTAAGTGGGAGAACCGGGTTCTCATCCTCTCGGGTGCCGCATCGGAAACCAAAGATGATTTTGATGAGTTCCGTGAATATGTTGCCGAAAATAAAAGCAATATTCTCAGGCGGCTCTCTAAAATGGGTGGATAA
- a CDS encoding HEAT repeat domain-containing protein has translation MNQFIQLFNSNSLFFIIPSAVVIVALVSLIIIRFILRKNFRLMMEAVAEDHDLKRAEVLAKFSLERLYKKSSRIVEIARKNDVNLPRILGLSDLWINRYTEKKSKNLQSWILEFAPDQGLYSIFLRALDHKKTAQVLNQFLDESTDFLKLRRIALSGKGELFDGEKGLLLFENRLDEIREMTGDQEWAARYFAINILLHDDDERSLRAVWESFEDSHSLIRSTVVRDIPIDAKAFGAEGSEKNELYEKLYNLLLNDPVYEVRKSAKDRIVKDFLSLYSLTLESLNNEQILHVLQLLDTESAEDQDLALGILAGDDLELRQNAARYLQDCAVLNRLIRESYMNDKQQLERNYDLLNKALEVNVTGFLNEIQSNNNRGSLLLASRLLKKAGPQEAIDNLADRVFAQDISQKVDVELRELYKNTLECVHQRGSDNAIALMRQELLESKDHPEIMREVLHAIPVRGASIMLPVLESFLKDPDFPLKDELRKVLLTMPKPDVQCLVMDIIRQGREAYSHQVRIQALKILGEMKNASCLQIILENLPILPLEEAREFAGMLSAYSEKLFNERVKSILDSIDAQSRAAVIVSLPATGKKTFLKEIREALDDANPDVRISSIWSLVEYKETKELMRCVNMLRDPVDRVRREVAKALGTSGSPAVLKDLEALLNDENEVDSVILGVIEGLSASESAASVEILVRKIANDDEYKKDCIRSLSGKKDKKSIATAIELFKDAGPQLREDMTTIFKLMGFEGEQVMVELLKEDIPSLHHYIAEVLESTGFVENHIRKLKNRSSAIRQESASFLSAIKTKAAFRGIVLAARDPNKEVRIEVTKALEVLNTEEGTEILKDLEQDPDKKVRKYTFWAMERLRTKSLD, from the coding sequence ATGAACCAGTTCATTCAGTTATTTAATTCTAATTCACTTTTTTTCATTATTCCCTCAGCGGTCGTTATCGTTGCGCTTGTGAGCCTGATCATCATCAGATTCATTCTTCGAAAGAATTTCCGTCTGATGATGGAAGCCGTCGCCGAAGATCATGACTTGAAAAGGGCCGAAGTTTTAGCAAAATTCTCTTTGGAAAGACTTTATAAAAAGTCTTCGAGAATCGTTGAGATTGCCAGAAAAAATGATGTAAATCTTCCCAGAATTCTGGGTCTTTCTGATCTGTGGATCAATCGGTACACAGAAAAAAAGAGTAAGAATCTTCAATCCTGGATTTTGGAATTTGCACCAGATCAGGGACTCTACTCAATTTTCCTCAGAGCATTGGATCATAAAAAAACAGCCCAGGTACTCAATCAATTTCTGGATGAAAGTACAGATTTTTTGAAGTTGAGACGCATCGCTCTATCCGGGAAGGGAGAACTCTTTGATGGTGAAAAAGGGCTTCTCTTGTTTGAGAACCGTCTAGATGAAATACGTGAAATGACAGGTGATCAGGAGTGGGCTGCCCGGTATTTTGCAATTAACATTCTGCTTCATGATGACGATGAGAGATCTCTCAGAGCTGTCTGGGAATCTTTTGAAGATTCTCATTCTTTGATCAGATCGACCGTTGTGAGGGATATTCCAATTGATGCAAAAGCATTCGGTGCAGAAGGATCTGAAAAAAATGAACTCTACGAGAAACTCTATAACCTTCTTTTAAATGATCCTGTTTATGAAGTCAGGAAATCAGCCAAAGATAGAATTGTTAAAGACTTTCTATCCTTATATTCCCTTACACTTGAAAGTTTGAACAATGAACAAATCCTTCATGTTCTTCAACTTCTTGATACAGAATCGGCTGAGGATCAGGATCTTGCATTGGGGATTCTTGCAGGAGATGATCTGGAACTGAGACAGAATGCTGCCCGATACCTTCAAGACTGTGCTGTCCTAAATAGATTAATCCGTGAAAGCTATATGAATGATAAACAGCAGCTGGAGAGGAATTATGACCTTCTGAATAAAGCTCTAGAAGTCAATGTGACTGGTTTTCTTAATGAGATCCAATCCAATAATAATCGTGGATCACTCTTGTTGGCTTCTCGTCTATTAAAGAAGGCGGGACCTCAGGAGGCTATTGATAATTTGGCCGATAGAGTTTTTGCTCAGGATATCAGTCAGAAGGTGGATGTTGAGCTTAGAGAACTCTATAAGAATACATTAGAGTGTGTTCATCAAAGAGGAAGTGACAATGCGATTGCTCTGATGAGACAGGAACTTCTCGAATCAAAAGATCATCCTGAAATCATGAGAGAAGTCCTGCATGCCATACCTGTCAGGGGTGCCTCTATTATGCTTCCGGTTCTCGAGAGTTTTCTTAAGGATCCTGATTTTCCATTAAAAGATGAATTGAGAAAGGTTCTTTTAACAATGCCTAAACCGGATGTTCAGTGCCTTGTCATGGATATTATCAGGCAGGGACGTGAAGCCTATTCCCATCAGGTACGTATCCAGGCCTTAAAGATTTTGGGTGAGATGAAGAATGCCAGTTGTTTGCAGATCATTCTTGAAAATCTTCCTATTCTGCCCCTCGAAGAAGCACGGGAATTTGCCGGGATGCTCAGTGCCTATTCAGAAAAACTTTTTAATGAGCGGGTGAAATCCATTTTGGATTCTATAGATGCTCAAAGTCGTGCGGCGGTCATCGTCTCCTTACCAGCCACTGGAAAGAAGACATTTTTGAAAGAGATCCGGGAGGCTTTGGATGATGCTAACCCGGATGTTAGAATCTCAAGTATCTGGAGCCTGGTAGAATACAAGGAAACCAAAGAGTTGATGCGCTGCGTGAATATGCTCCGTGATCCGGTAGACCGTGTCCGCAGAGAAGTGGCGAAAGCCCTTGGTACAAGTGGATCTCCTGCCGTGCTCAAGGACTTGGAAGCCCTACTGAATGATGAAAATGAGGTAGATTCTGTCATTCTTGGAGTCATTGAAGGCCTTAGTGCTTCAGAAAGTGCGGCTTCAGTTGAAATCCTTGTGAGAAAAATAGCAAATGATGATGAATACAAAAAGGATTGTATTCGCAGTTTGAGCGGGAAGAAAGATAAAAAGAGCATAGCCACGGCAATTGAACTGTTCAAGGATGCCGGTCCTCAGCTCCGGGAAGATATGACGACCATCTTTAAACTCATGGGGTTTGAGGGAGAGCAAGTCATGGTTGAACTGTTAAAAGAGGATATTCCCTCTCTTCATCACTACATTGCAGAAGTCCTTGAATCCACGGGATTTGTGGAAAATCATATTCGGAAACTCAAAAACAGAAGTTCTGCCATACGTCAGGAATCTGCATCATTTCTATCCGCCATAAAAACAAAGGCCGCTTTTAGAGGGATTGTCCTGGCTGCCAGAGATCCGAACAAAGAGGTCCGGATAGAAGTAACGAAGGCATTAGAAGTTCTGAATACAGAAGAGGGAACAGAAATCCTGAAGGATCTCGAACAGGATCCGGATAAAAAAGTTAGAAAGTATACTTTTTGGGCGATGGAACGATTGAGAACAAAGTCACTGGATTAG
- a CDS encoding TolB family protein, which yields MRLKKLIQTLLLFSVIVVSVNAQFSPGVDWKKIESDHFLLIFPEEIHEQAMKIVKKAEMVYQKELGDFGTARESKWPLILTTSGMVSNGYVTLAPRKSVWFGTPAAEGLSSLDWYDLLNLHETRHMVQMDHMNQGFIRFLYFFGGELGLTAGIYLSVPSWYLEGDAVAAETMYSSGGRGRDPLFYSQMKVLALNENFSYQKFVNRSYRHYIPNQYAFGYFMASYISRKYGEESWNKILKTTATLPLPAFGLYLGAKRVTGKSWTSLFQDMMKELKEYWEAEQKTLVLTENESILSEEQNVYTNYETLFADENEVLARKTSLDEPPSLVRINLEEGEEEYLFRISAEGKMSSNGRIVAWTWNRPSPLHSFQNWSDLVFLDIKTGKKTFLTRKARYLSPAFSVKGDLLAVIHWRTDLKAEIHILDGGSGALKDVYFIPFDGFPASPSWSEDDETLYFTLQGEQGRGIALLNLKERSFTMIQDFSMETVKNIRPWKNYLLYQSNLSGFENIMALDLDSLHTFQVSSRPYGVQAPYVYAPKSTLYYSDTRGINGNSIVKQDLNPDTWVLTDRDEQFIPYSPEGDWSIHDFSESKEMEKIQISEIQDYSLIRGKFNIHSWGISPNLESMTGLRFQVQSTDVMETMNWATGAEYEINEKKWGSFLDIDWVRSYPVLSMRNSSFYRTIDGVDLWDISSTLGFYFPMNLKRDSWYYFVNPGVSTGLRAFLPLGGSGADSYVPLNPSITAYALLPGSFRSIYPQWGAWQRAGSYMNPSEINESYQIYSDSRFYIPGLFKNNSLSLRVSLEEQSGQYSLPFLFVRGYDSQSDYRTAISSVQYDFPLLYPDLAGGSFAYIQRMRAAFFFDFAEQMSQDRSTRTFQSIGTELTFDMTLANQRQGPFSLGFRFVWLVEEERPVFQLVFANASL from the coding sequence GTGCGTCTTAAGAAATTAATCCAAACCCTGCTTTTATTTTCTGTGATTGTCGTCTCGGTAAATGCTCAGTTTTCTCCCGGGGTAGACTGGAAAAAAATAGAGAGTGACCATTTCCTTCTCATATTCCCTGAGGAAATTCATGAACAGGCAATGAAAATTGTAAAGAAGGCCGAAATGGTTTACCAGAAGGAATTGGGAGATTTTGGAACGGCCCGTGAATCCAAATGGCCTTTGATTTTGACTACATCCGGAATGGTGAGTAACGGCTATGTGACTTTGGCTCCCCGAAAGAGTGTCTGGTTTGGTACTCCTGCAGCCGAAGGTCTCTCTTCGCTTGATTGGTATGATCTGCTGAATCTTCATGAAACAAGGCATATGGTCCAAATGGATCATATGAACCAGGGATTTATCAGGTTCCTTTATTTTTTCGGCGGAGAACTGGGACTGACAGCGGGTATTTATCTTTCAGTTCCTTCATGGTATCTCGAAGGAGATGCTGTTGCCGCAGAGACCATGTATTCTTCGGGAGGCAGAGGACGGGATCCTCTGTTTTACAGCCAGATGAAGGTCTTAGCCCTCAATGAAAATTTCAGCTATCAGAAATTTGTGAATCGTTCTTATCGACACTACATACCCAATCAGTATGCCTTTGGTTATTTTATGGCCTCCTATATAAGCCGGAAATACGGAGAAGAGAGCTGGAATAAAATCCTGAAAACAACGGCAACCCTCCCTCTACCGGCTTTCGGACTTTATCTGGGTGCAAAAAGGGTCACTGGAAAATCATGGACTTCATTGTTTCAAGACATGATGAAGGAATTAAAAGAGTACTGGGAAGCAGAACAAAAGACTCTGGTTTTGACTGAGAATGAGTCCATTCTGTCTGAGGAACAGAATGTGTATACAAATTATGAGACGCTTTTTGCTGATGAGAATGAAGTCTTGGCACGAAAAACATCCCTCGATGAGCCTCCTTCTCTGGTCAGAATTAATCTGGAGGAAGGAGAAGAGGAATACTTATTCCGTATTTCAGCAGAAGGGAAGATGAGCAGCAATGGACGAATTGTCGCATGGACCTGGAATAGACCCTCGCCCCTTCATTCTTTTCAAAATTGGTCAGATCTTGTTTTCTTAGACATCAAAACAGGAAAAAAGACATTTTTAACCCGTAAGGCAAGATACCTTTCTCCGGCATTTTCGGTGAAAGGAGATCTTCTGGCTGTTATTCATTGGCGGACTGACCTCAAAGCAGAAATACATATTCTAGATGGCGGTTCCGGTGCTTTAAAAGATGTGTATTTCATTCCCTTTGATGGTTTTCCTGCTTCTCCATCCTGGTCTGAAGATGATGAAACTCTGTATTTTACTTTGCAGGGGGAACAGGGCCGGGGTATCGCTTTATTGAATCTAAAAGAAAGATCTTTTACCATGATCCAAGATTTTTCAATGGAAACTGTCAAGAATATTAGACCCTGGAAAAATTATCTCCTCTATCAGTCCAATCTCTCGGGTTTTGAAAACATAATGGCTCTGGATCTGGACAGCTTACATACCTTTCAAGTTTCTTCACGGCCATATGGCGTACAAGCACCCTATGTTTATGCCCCTAAATCCACTCTGTATTACTCTGATACGAGAGGCATTAATGGAAATTCCATTGTGAAACAGGACTTGAATCCAGATACCTGGGTTCTGACTGATAGAGATGAACAATTTATTCCCTATAGCCCGGAGGGTGACTGGTCCATTCATGATTTTTCAGAATCTAAGGAAATGGAAAAAATCCAAATTTCAGAAATTCAGGACTACTCTCTCATTAGGGGTAAATTTAATATTCATAGTTGGGGAATCTCTCCCAATCTGGAGAGTATGACAGGTTTAAGATTTCAGGTTCAGTCTACTGATGTTATGGAAACCATGAATTGGGCTACCGGTGCTGAATATGAAATAAACGAGAAGAAATGGGGATCTTTTCTGGATATTGATTGGGTTCGGTCTTATCCGGTACTCAGCATGAGGAACAGCAGTTTTTACAGGACCATAGACGGTGTGGATCTCTGGGATATTTCTTCCACCTTAGGCTTTTATTTCCCAATGAACCTCAAACGGGATTCCTGGTACTATTTTGTGAATCCGGGAGTCAGTACTGGTTTAAGAGCTTTTTTACCCCTAGGAGGCTCAGGTGCGGATTCTTATGTTCCTCTGAACCCATCAATAACAGCCTATGCTCTTCTACCTGGGAGTTTTCGCTCTATTTATCCTCAATGGGGTGCCTGGCAGAGAGCCGGCAGCTATATGAATCCTTCTGAAATAAATGAATCCTATCAGATATATTCCGACTCAAGATTCTATATTCCTGGATTGTTTAAAAACAACAGTTTGAGCCTGAGAGTTTCCTTGGAAGAACAGAGTGGGCAGTACAGCCTTCCCTTTCTCTTTGTCCGGGGATATGACTCACAGAGTGATTATAGAACGGCTATCAGCTCAGTTCAATATGACTTTCCTCTTTTATATCCGGATCTGGCTGGAGGGTCTTTTGCATATATACAAAGGATGAGAGCCGCCTTTTTCTTTGACTTTGCGGAGCAGATGAGTCAAGATCGATCGACAAGAACATTTCAGTCTATAGGAACAGAATTAACCTTTGATATGACTCTGGCAAATCAAAGGCAGGGTCCCTTTAGTCTTGGATTCCGCTTTGTTTGGCTGGTGGAAGAGGAAAGACCTGTTTTTCAACTGGTCTTTGCAAATGCCTCTCTATAA
- a CDS encoding metallophosphoesterase family protein, with the protein MKILVLSDIHGNLEALQAVLKEAKDLDWKEIWFLGDLCGYGPQPDACFDLLMQHTITFIPGNHDLYICGRMKGDHFSNESRKALIISRSFISDKLVKLLKELPAYQIKKGIELVHASPEGPSKIYILNEMDALKNFRISRKKCVLFGHTHIQEYYRLEKSNVISCRGETGQKISFKKSKILINPGSVGQPRDGDPRAAWGILDLKHKEFTFYRTPYEYEVTQEKMKKAGFSDFLIDRIAKGV; encoded by the coding sequence TTGAAGATATTAGTCCTTTCAGACATTCACGGAAACCTCGAAGCCCTTCAAGCTGTCCTAAAGGAAGCTAAAGATTTGGACTGGAAAGAGATTTGGTTTTTAGGAGACCTCTGCGGTTATGGTCCGCAACCAGATGCCTGTTTCGACCTTCTCATGCAACATACCATCACATTCATACCTGGTAATCATGACCTTTATATTTGCGGCCGAATGAAGGGAGACCATTTTTCAAATGAATCCAGAAAGGCTCTCATCATAAGCAGGTCATTTATTTCAGATAAGTTGGTTAAGCTCCTGAAAGAACTACCCGCTTACCAGATTAAAAAAGGGATTGAACTGGTCCATGCCAGCCCGGAAGGTCCTTCTAAAATCTATATACTGAATGAAATGGATGCTCTCAAAAATTTCCGGATTTCTAGGAAAAAGTGCGTTCTCTTTGGTCATACACACATTCAGGAGTACTATCGTCTAGAGAAATCAAACGTAATCTCCTGCCGGGGGGAAACAGGCCAAAAAATTTCTTTTAAGAAGTCGAAAATACTGATCAACCCGGGGAGCGTAGGACAGCCACGGGACGGGGATCCACGCGCTGCCTGGGGAATCCTTGATCTAAAACATAAAGAATTTACATTTTATAGAACACCCTATGAATATGAGGTCACTCAGGAGAAAATGAAAAAAGCAGGGTTCTCTGATTTTCTTATAGACAGGATCGCAAAAGGAGTCTGA
- a CDS encoding arsenate reductase ArsC: protein MKKNILFLCTGNSCRSQMAEGWMRQLHGEEYNVYSAGIETHGLNPVAVQVMAESGIDISHQKSVLASDYKDIDFDVVITVCGHADENCPVYLGKTNKIHHGFDDPPRLAREIEGEEEKKELFRRVRDEIRDYLKDFSL, encoded by the coding sequence TTGAAAAAAAATATACTGTTCCTATGTACGGGCAATTCCTGCCGGAGCCAGATGGCCGAGGGCTGGATGAGACAGCTTCATGGAGAAGAATACAATGTCTATTCCGCCGGTATAGAAACTCATGGTTTAAACCCCGTCGCCGTGCAGGTCATGGCAGAATCAGGTATTGATATCAGTCATCAAAAGAGTGTACTTGCCAGCGATTATAAAGACATCGATTTTGATGTCGTGATTACAGTCTGTGGTCATGCTGATGAAAACTGTCCTGTTTATCTTGGTAAAACCAATAAGATTCACCATGGTTTTGATGATCCTCCCCGCCTAGCCAGGGAAATTGAGGGGGAAGAAGAAAAGAAAGAGCTCTTCAGACGTGTTCGTGATGAAATCAGGGATTATCTTAAAGATTTTTCCCTATAA
- a CDS encoding GntR family transcriptional regulator encodes MTTGKLPILVQQTYEEIKAIIERGEIESSGQLPSENILSSRLNVSRATIRTALARLEYDGLILRVHGKGTFIREKAISLETSLSEKWDFIPMLEENGRKVKIELLGIHHRSAGSDDANLLNVRATTEIVEVTRLYLADNYPVIYSRNIFPRSALKKGADPVLMNYQCTAYELFVEYFEETADSSLTDLLPVLPDEQIAKHLKISVHTPIFLFKDFFMAENGHILLAGENYMHEDLLKLRFLSNPS; translated from the coding sequence ATGACCACAGGGAAACTGCCAATCCTTGTTCAGCAAACATACGAAGAAATTAAAGCCATTATTGAGAGGGGAGAAATTGAATCCTCAGGACAATTGCCTTCGGAAAACATTCTCTCATCCAGATTAAATGTCAGCAGAGCGACCATAAGAACAGCCCTGGCCCGTCTTGAATACGACGGTCTTATTCTGAGAGTACACGGAAAAGGGACGTTTATACGTGAAAAAGCCATTAGCCTGGAAACCTCACTCTCAGAAAAGTGGGACTTTATTCCCATGCTGGAAGAAAATGGCCGCAAAGTTAAAATCGAACTCCTTGGGATACATCATAGGTCTGCAGGAAGTGATGATGCCAACCTTCTTAATGTCAGAGCTACAACAGAAATAGTTGAAGTCACCCGCCTCTATTTAGCAGATAATTATCCAGTCATTTATTCAAGGAATATATTCCCTAGAAGTGCTTTAAAAAAGGGTGCGGATCCAGTCCTAATGAATTACCAATGCACCGCTTATGAATTATTTGTCGAATATTTTGAAGAGACTGCTGATAGCAGTCTCACAGACTTGCTGCCGGTCCTCCCAGATGAACAAATTGCAAAACATCTTAAAATATCCGTTCACACTCCAATCTTTCTCTTCAAAGATTTTTTTATGGCAGAAAATGGTCACATTTTGCTAGCAGGTGAAAACTACATGCATGAAGATTTGTTAAAACTTCGTTTTTTAAGCAATCCCAGCTAA
- a CDS encoding FHA domain-containing protein encodes MKDKTVIQSKGKKKETFLKEKAVLLILSSQELGKTFIIDRNEITIGRDESCTIQLLDTEVSKFHCRITVPEEKTFILEDLDSTNGTFLNKKLLKKATQMFYSDRLVLGKTVLRFFLEESLNESV; translated from the coding sequence TTGAAAGATAAAACTGTCATACAATCAAAAGGGAAAAAAAAAGAAACATTCCTGAAAGAAAAAGCTGTTTTACTCATTCTTTCATCTCAAGAATTAGGAAAAACATTTATAATTGACAGGAATGAAATAACAATTGGACGCGATGAATCCTGCACAATTCAATTGCTGGATACAGAGGTCAGTAAATTCCATTGCCGGATTACAGTTCCTGAGGAAAAAACCTTCATATTGGAAGACCTTGATTCCACAAATGGAACCTTCTTAAATAAGAAGCTCCTTAAAAAAGCTACTCAAATGTTTTATAGCGACCGACTGGTTCTAGGCAAAACTGTATTACGATTTTTTCTGGAAGAGTCACTGAACGAATCAGTATAG
- a CDS encoding adenylate/guanylate cyclase domain-containing protein → MMVKELFVLDELVRASALLADEGDFKSLISVLVEQSLDITRSDLAALYLFKNPENKNSDLKLMYKRGAFEVANELLADTELVEFINECEKSVVLQERKPGPFDDLFVHPLMNSGIALPLKTSKSRIGILILNSRKALFYNKNSFNFLDSYTKQASGMLQNSRLYRELKDYVKKIEDLERYQESIFESMTNILITTDENNKIEYFNHIAEESMGLDEESIGVPLSQYFKKNLSRKVLNATEKVGATGQEILGMEGIYKRNNDERDMDFSLNVSALKGVRGKHKGLTLLFTDQTREQELKATAKVATEDRRVIKDMFARYLSNDIVQNLMDSPEMVKPGGGTKHATVFFADIRGYTSFSEDKSPEYIIEVLNEYFSEAVEIVIKYGGYIDKFIGDCIMAAWGVPMVNETEDAVKAVSCAVEIQNLVKDKDRQFFKGKAESLKVGFGMHTGDLVAGNLGSSRRMDYTVIGDTVNLAARLEGVSEAGEIIITEDTRKHLDDRFIIESRDAVKVKGKIKPIQIYNVVGMR, encoded by the coding sequence ATGATGGTCAAAGAACTATTTGTTCTTGATGAGCTGGTTCGTGCCAGTGCCCTTCTGGCTGACGAAGGAGATTTCAAGAGTCTTATTTCTGTTCTTGTAGAGCAGTCTCTTGATATTACAAGGTCGGATTTGGCCGCTTTATATCTTTTCAAGAATCCAGAAAATAAGAATTCTGACTTAAAGCTCATGTATAAAAGAGGGGCTTTTGAAGTAGCAAATGAACTCCTTGCTGATACAGAGTTGGTTGAGTTTATAAATGAATGTGAAAAATCAGTTGTTTTACAGGAACGAAAACCGGGGCCATTTGATGATCTTTTTGTTCATCCATTGATGAACAGCGGCATAGCGCTTCCCTTAAAAACATCTAAATCCAGGATTGGTATTCTTATCCTGAATTCAAGGAAAGCCCTTTTTTACAACAAAAATAGCTTTAATTTTTTGGACTCGTACACTAAACAAGCCAGTGGAATGTTGCAGAACTCACGGTTGTATCGGGAATTAAAGGATTATGTAAAGAAAATAGAAGATCTTGAAAGGTATCAGGAGAGTATTTTTGAGTCTATGACAAACATTCTGATTACCACTGATGAAAATAACAAGATTGAATATTTTAACCATATAGCTGAAGAGTCTATGGGTCTGGATGAAGAGTCTATCGGTGTTCCTCTCTCTCAATATTTTAAGAAAAACTTGAGTCGTAAGGTCTTAAACGCAACGGAAAAAGTGGGAGCAACCGGACAGGAAATCCTCGGTATGGAAGGCATTTATAAGAGGAATAATGATGAAAGAGATATGGATTTTTCATTAAATGTTTCGGCACTGAAGGGTGTTCGGGGTAAACACAAGGGATTGACCCTCCTTTTTACAGACCAGACTCGTGAACAGGAATTGAAGGCTACTGCGAAAGTTGCGACTGAGGACCGCCGGGTCATAAAAGATATGTTTGCCCGTTACCTCTCAAATGATATTGTTCAAAACCTTATGGATTCTCCTGAAATGGTAAAACCGGGAGGTGGGACAAAACATGCCACTGTCTTTTTTGCGGATATCCGGGGTTATACCTCTTTTTCAGAAGATAAATCTCCGGAATATATCATTGAAGTCTTAAACGAATATTTTAGTGAGGCTGTTGAGATTGTCATCAAGTACGGAGGATATATCGACAAATTCATTGGAGACTGCATCATGGCCGCATGGGGTGTTCCCATGGTGAATGAAACAGAAGATGCAGTTAAGGCCGTAAGTTGTGCTGTTGAGATTCAAAATCTTGTAAAAGACAAGGATCGTCAATTTTTTAAAGGAAAAGCTGAATCCCTTAAGGTTGGATTCGGTATGCATACAGGGGACCTTGTTGCAGGGAACCTGGGAAGTTCCCGCAGGATGGACTATACAGTTATTGGAGATACCGTAAATTTAGCTGCCAGGTTGGAAGGTGTTTCTGAAGCGGGAGAAATCATTATAACAGAAGATACACGGAAACATCTCGATGATCGATTTATCATAGAGTCTAGAGATGCCGTCAAAGTCAAAGGAAAAATAAAACCAATACAAATATATAATGTTGTGGGTATGCGGTAA